The segment GCTAGACAAATGAGGAAGCTACTGCTTCAGTGCGAGGGACGTTCAGGACATAATGAAGTGGTCAAATTTGCGAAAACTCATTTAATTGAGTGACGTTGAAGCACTGGATAGGGAATTGGGAAGGATTTATTGGAGGCTCTGAAGGCTCTAGGCACCGCGTAGGATATATAGACTACGGGATATAGAGACTCCTTAAGTCTATACAGGGCTCTCAAGGTATCTTTAAATGAGCATAGAAATATACTTCTAAAACCGAGTTCAAGAATTTGTTATGTCGGACAGGATTTCCTTGACTGAATTACTATGTGAAATATGAAGAAATGTAATGCTAATAACACctcaaattaatttatttgtaacacttcactctctctctctctctctctctctctttctctctctctctctctctctcggtttGCTCTATTGCTATGAAAACTCAAACAATCTAAAGTCCAGCAAGCATTCGGAAGTTAACACATTCTCATTCTACAAATCACTATAAAATATTGCAACCTGTCAAAACGGACCTAACCGGTACTTACGACTAGATAAATAGCTTTCTTTCGTTAATTCGTTCACTAATATAGTTCTGCTCATGTTGTAAAGTTTGCGGTTGGTCTCTTTCGtacatcaaaaacaaaacataacccCAACTTGCTGGTTGGAGTTTCGCTATATAGGCGTAAGGCTTGACCTAGGATACTGTTACCCGTCGTACCTGCATCTAGTGAGTTTTCTAATTTGGCGTTTTCGCTAATTGCTTGACAGCCTAGTTGAGCTGCCTGCGCTGTCTGGCCCTGTCCCTGGGCCCACCCGTCTGCCTAAGCAACGTTAGAAATCTACCTCTATCGCGTCGAAGTcgaaagctttttgtttttgcttccaagGCATTCATGTGCGTCATGCGTATGTAGCAAATAgtatgtttttcaaattggcaaacagtgcaaaatcaaaacaaccgGAACGTTTTCCGGATACGGAACCTCCGGGCTCCTTGACTCCTACCCTCCCCAGGCCTAACCAAACCATGTGTGACCTTCGATTTTAGGTGCGGCCGATGCGGCGATGCGCATCATAACTTTTGCGGTGACGACTGTGCTGACGGCGCACGGATGGCAAGGTCAGGCGGTGGACGGATGGCTGacctgtttttccttccttttctcacTCCTCTTCAACTCCGTGCAGCTGGTGCAGGTTTCCGTCGGTGGGTAGGCGGaaggtgatgatgataagaCGAAAATCGCACAAACCGTCACCGTCGGAGGTCTGAAAAGAAGAGACGAGCACTCGTGAGTTACATTTGCAGGGTTTGTGGGTTGTACGATTGTTCCACTTTTGTACCTGTGCCTTTGTTCGAAGTGGTTTGCTTACGCAGAAGTATTCCTTGGAGATGTTTGAAGTGGGCCTTTCCGTCGGTAACATTAGTTGGAGTCCTCTTGGCTACAGTATAGCACCAAAAACGTCAAAACGAGACGAAGAAACGAAAGCGTACAGATAAAATCGTGCATCTCTGTAAACTGATGAGGTgaactttgtgtgtgtgtgtgggagtgtgagagagagagatatagagTGGGTGTATTTTGTGAACAAGTGCGGCGTCCATTACAAGTGACGCGCCGGTACTGGGACAGAACAACTAAGAGCTAGTGTGTAGTGCAATCGGAAGAAGGAATCTTCAACGAAGAGTCATACGAGGACATCAATTGTTGAGTCTCAAATTTGCGATGCTTCAATCTAGAAATGAATGTcacaaattttaaattaccCAAGATTTCATCTTGGAACTCATTAGATGCAcagttcccgagttacgcggctCTCGGCAAATGCGAAATGTATATGCGATGTGTCAAATCCGTAAAATTTGCTCCAAGAATTTccaaatggaaaacaaattgctttttttgcaaaaaaaaaacaaaaaaaaattaattcgTTAGAAAAGCCAGAAATGTCAAAGtgttaatcaaaaatagacaTTTATCAAGTGCATtttggatttaaaaaaacatgatattCGACATACATGGAGTGCTTTGGAATTTATAAATCGCGTATCTTAGGGACAGAGCAGATTAATTGCAGGGTTTCTTGCCTTATCTGtgaaaaaataagcaacagtACAGATCCCTTCATATCAAAGAGATACCAAAAAGTACTTGCAAAAAGAGGTCGTTTCATGGTTGATCAAAATTGATTTAGCTTGTTCcaaaaatgctaaaaaatAGCGGAACCAGTTCCAGAAAAACAAGATGCAATCAAAACCTTTTGAAACCGCCTAGTATTGTCCGGAACAGATTTTCTGAAATCGTCTGGAATTTTCGGAATTATACTTGGATGTTTCTATGTCTATGTTGAGGTTGAGCCATTTAATGACATGCATGGTTCCCAAGGCTTTATCTTCTGGAGGGTTCCAGTTGATTCTGAACCAGTTCCGAGACGATTATGAATAGATTTAACGATTTAACTTCTGTAGAGCCGTGCTCTCCAACTTATTTAGGATCAAAGACCACTTGGCCACtttgaaaacacattttccgCGGCCCACATCCTTTGAGGATatgcattttttaaacttagtttaaaaataaagtttttgatcaaaaatatgttgacATCTTATTCCAGGCGTGTTTTATGGAAATTTAATCTTGCTGAAAAAATCACGATATGTATAGCAAAAAGCTTTTCTGTTTTCGAAAATAAGTTCTTTCGCGGACCACGTCTGTTAACGCCACGGAACACAGGTTGAAGGCCACTGTTGTTGAAAATACGCTCTGCACTAAAAAAAACGTTATACTACTGTCCTTGTACAAACAACGTTCGAGCAGGTTCATGAAGTTTAgaatatttaattattcatcGAATCTTTGAAGACTCATTGAGTCATTCGTGGTTCACGAAAGATTGAAGATTCCTTATCCAAGATTTAGATTCATTCGATCATTGGCAAAGCTTCATTCCCAATCATTAATCAGTCTACCAAATGGACTCAACATAAGTACTGAGAGGCGAAGGACATTACAAACAGAAACAGTGAGCAGGCAACAGATAGTGTCACATTGcgtacaacaacagcagcatcagtaGTAGCAGTAATAGCTTGAGAAGATGAAGAAAGATATTGGCAGGTGGTTGATATCTGCCCACTGATAACGCTAACTAAAGGAACTGGATCGTTATCAGCGTGCAGCGGCCATGATCGAACCAAAAAGTGCTCCATTTTCGACCACTCATTGCAGCCATCGCAATGCAGTAGTTTCCCGATGCTCAGCAAATGGTGGATCGATGGTTGCGTATGGATAATTATTTACAGAGCGATACGATGATGCGTCGTAGCCGCTGACTGCAGCAAGCAATATTTACAGCAGGGGCACATACAGCGATACAGATCGTAAAcaacaagcacacacgcacacaaagccTGCCAGGCGACAAGCTGATCGGAGTGGTCCTTGTAGCGTAGCGAGAAAATCATAAAACCTCGTGCCTCTCCGGGGGGGACCCAGGGAGGGAAGGTGGCGCACTGGACGGAGCTATTTGTACAATGCAACAAGTCGTGGGTCGTCACGCAGTAAAGAGGGGATCGCGCGTGACagcgaaaggaaaggaaaccgAAGGaagaaagtgaaataaaaaaccCGGTTTTGTATAGCGGCAAGTAGAGGCTTTAAACGGCGACGGCGAGGATATGTCTTTCCGCACGTTTTATAGCGTCAATAGAGCGTCGTGAAAACGGTAATGACAGgcgacacacacagaaacaagcCTTCCAAAACCGATAGTAAAACAACTGAGGCCAGGCAGCAGGACAAGCAGGACGAAACAAACATTCACATGCTAACGAGAGGAAACGATGTTGGTCGATACAAGACACAGGCAAAAAACGGACGAAATACATAGATAGCAGTTGAGCAGCAAGAGGGCGGCAGTGAAGGTGGGGCGCAATATTAAGGCATAAAAGGTTGGGGTTTTTGCTCGCTTGGAGCTCCCGCTTTACCTCGATCCGTTCTGGAGGGGGCATTGGAATGGGAAGCCTGCGTCttacgtttgtttgtttggttgggATTTGAGGAAAGAGGCAATGGGATACCTTCGCCCCTCCCAGAAGTTTGATAGTACTACTAGGAGGAGAGTGAGTATTcctcggcaggtgagttgggGTCACACCCCCCCAACCAGCCACTAGAAAGTGCTCGTTAGGTTCGTTAGCTGCATGAGTCGAACAGTAAAGAAAGATAGCGTGAAAACGAGTAGTAATGAAGGGTAACAATTACGCTTGCAGTGTCGATAGGAAGGACATGGTCGCCCGGTCCGAGGGCAGACACTGGCCGAACGCCTCCAGCAGTAGCGGTTCCTCCGCAATCGCTTCCTGGTAGTCCTGGAAGGAAATCTGCAAACCATCCCAACAcataagcaaataaaaaagagcatCCCCAACATCATCGCTAACTCAGTGACCCTGTCCTACCTTGCCATCCTTATCCATGTCCAGCTTGCGCAGCGCAATCTCGACCAGATCCTTGACGCCCTCATCCGGGTCCTCGTCCTGCGGCTGCTTGATCAGACAGTTGCGCAGTAGCGCGAACATCTCGTCCTTCGTGATGAACCCGTCGCTGTTCAGGTCGTACACGCGGAAGCAGAACGCGGTCTTCTCCGCCTGCGAACCCTTGAGAAAGGTGGACAGCCCCATCAGCCAGCCCTCGAGCCGGATCGGCAAACCTTCGTAGCCCTTCTCCCATGCGCAGAAGATGCGCTCCATCAGCGTCTCCTCCGTCACGATGTCGAACGTGCTGTGGAGCAGCTCGCGAAAGACCGACCGGTCGATGCCGTCCATTGAGGAGCCGGCCTTAGCAATTACGCCCGGGTTGCTGGCGGCTAGTGCCTTCGAGTTCATGCTGGCGTTTGCGACCAGCTTGCGATAGATCTTGCACAGTGCCTCCACCTCCACCCTGAAATGTTTGGAAGTTTGGAAGGAATTGGAGGGTACAAACAGTTAACCAAATTTGCGAATCTTGGGGTGAAACTTTGAGGGACagagattttgtttttggaggaTATAGTTGGGAATTGGTAAGCTATTCCAACTCTTTTCAAAATGGAGTGTAACAAGGAAATCTGTAGTCATCCGATAGCCAGGCGGCATGTTCTAAATGATATCTCACAAAAATCTCAACGTCTTGTCACCATATCCTGTCTCCAGTTTGTGTACGTAATATCTTTGGCGCATAGGAACTCTTTGTCTCTAACAGTACCTGACTCTAACTTTTCTGTCAATATCGAAAAATATGATAGGAATATCCTATAGTCATATATATAACCATTGGCCAAATGCTAGACGTTGTCATCTACTTCTTCTAGGACTTCGTAACCCTATGATCTGTTACATTTGTTAAGGTTACTGAATGACATATCTACGTCTTTACGATATCCAAAATAAGACAACATTATGAACCTCAACAACAAATGAATGTCCCGTGCGGATATTGAACAACCATTCGCTTTGCTAAACCCGCAAACAGAATTAGGGAGACAGTAGCCCGAATCACGTAGAATTTCCTAGACATTAGGAACTATTAAAAGAACTTCCAGCAGAGCTGAGAATAAGAAGTTTTGTATTCCACACAAGGACACAGAAGAACATAACTTACATGATGAAACCCAGGACCTAGCCATATTCCTGGAGATGTACGTTCAGCGTGAGCTGATAAGATCCATGGTTTTACTTCCATAGTTCACCGATTTACTGTGACTAAGATCTAAGACCTTTGCAATTGAACTTTGGCTTCTAAAAGTCTCTAAAATTTGAAGATTTCTTGTTGATGATTCTTGATGATGTATAGATTCTGCAGGTCATCTTTAATGCATTGCTTAGCTTTCGAAAAATCTCTTTACCTTTCAGATATATTGATGACTCTGAATTGGCTACGGTCGTTTGCCTAGCAagcaataaaagcaaaaaattaacTCACACGACATTCTGGCAGCTGGCATGATGATTGCTTCTCCTCTCACCCTCATAAGCCTACCTGCCTTGCAcgcttaaaaaaaaataatgcaagtACGCCCATGGAACTACATTCCTCTCCATCCCACCCATCAaaaggcaaaaacaaaaaaaaatccatatgTATCGCATGTCACCAGAGCCATTTCGGTAACCGCGCGATAAAAAAGGGACATCGATGTTGTATCGAATCATAAATgataaacaaatcaataacGGGGAAATTTATGCATTCCATACAACCATTGCCTCCACCCGGGAACTGGGTGAACCGGGTGAAACTAACACACATTTGGAGGACCTGTGCGGTCGCTCCTTTTGCGTTCAGTGCGACGCTCGACTCGATTTCGGCTTTTGGTCAGTAAATCATGCCACGCTATTAAACgtaccacacagacacacacatacccgtTCCCGGAATTGGTTGTACAAATGATGGAATTTGTTCGACATAACGAGCGTACATCGAATGAATTTACACGAGGGAGAGAGGGTCTTACGGGAGTGTACTTGGTAGTACTTAACATGGGCCAATTAAACCCCTCCCGGATAAGATTAATCGATATTCGGACGAGCCTACCTAGTTGTGGAGCGCATGATGAAAGGTGCCTGACCTGATTGCTTGACTGCTTCACGAATATCTCACGCCCACATCGCATGCGTGAGGTCATCTTGAATGTCTTGCTCTATTAGCACACTATCGCACTCTTAGTGATCTTTTGAGCTGTTAGGACCTGCTCTCTTCAGTGGCTTGAATCAGAGCTGTAGAGTTTCTATAGAGATTTAGCACTTTAACTCACTCATTAAATATACTTTCCTATGCGATCCACCTCACTCACTCTCTGTGTCGTTTAGCCACTTACTTTTGGAGGAATACTTCTGTGCCGACTAGTCATTCTTTTACGATTATACTCACACACCATCTGTTACATTACCGATTTTTAGATTCGAGCACTCACTCTCTGTGCCAACTAATTTTGTTGGGATTCATCTCACTCATTCGTTGTGCCTAATAATAACTCCTTTGGGAGTCTTCTCCCCTGATGCAGTGTGAATTAAATTCGAAAAGTTTGAGTCATGCAAGTGGATTAAAATCAaacatattaattaaaattcttcgTGTTGAGTTGAATTCACACATTCACTTGCACGATTTTACTCACTCTCTCTTACATCTGAGGCAGATCAACTAcattcccctcccccctcccttctCCGCCCTTTATCGCCCTGCCCAGAGGCCTTTAAAAGACACCCTGCCAACTCCAACTCACTTGGAAAAGTGCGTCCGCCGCTTGTACATCTCCAGCATCTTCGGGTTGAGCTTGCCGTTCAGCTCATCCATCCTGGCGAGGATGCGTCGGTTGTCGCGCGAGATCGTCGTCCGCCCGGTGCCGGCTGCTGCGCCCTGGTGCTCCTTCGCCTGCTGCGAACCGCCGGTCGGCTGCGCTGCGGTACCGTTGCTGCTCCCGGCCGGATCTCTCGACTGGGCCGAAGCTCGCCTGCCACTGGCCAGAAAGATGGAAACGCTTTTCATTATCATTGCCCCACCCTTCGTGTTGCTGGTGAACGCGGCCGCCAGCGCGCTCCGCCCCGGGCCGGCCCCCTCCTTCGGCTGCCGCCGCGTGTTCATTGCGTTTGCCTGATGTTGCTTCGGCttttctttgccttttttttggtaaaggGCTCTATGGTTGTGCCTTg is part of the Anopheles gambiae chromosome X, idAnoGambNW_F1_1, whole genome shotgun sequence genome and harbors:
- the LOC4576041 gene encoding calaxin isoform X1, with the protein product MNTRRQPKEGAGPGRSALAAAFTSNTKGGAMIMKSVSIFLASGRRASAQSRDPAGSSNGTAAQPTGGSQQAKEHQGAAAGTGRTTISRDNRRILARMDELNGKLNPKMLEMYKRRTHFSKVEVEALCKIYRKLVANASMNSKALAASNPGVIAKAGSSMDGIDRSVFRELLHSTFDIVTEETLMERIFCAWEKGYEGLPIRLEGWLMGLSTFLKGSQAEKTAFCFRVYDLNSDGFITKDEMFALLRNCLIKQPQDEDPDEGVKDLVEIALRKLDMDKDGKISFQDYQEAIAEEPLLLEAFGQCLPSDRATMSFLSTLQAQEDSN
- the LOC4576041 gene encoding calaxin isoform X2, producing the protein MNTRRQPKEGAGPGRSALAAAFTSNTKGGAMIMKSVSIFLASGRRASAQSRDPAGSSNGTAAQPTGGSQQAKEHQGAAAGTGRTTISRDNRRILARMDELNGKLNPKMLEMYKRRTHFSKVEVEALCKIYRKLVANASMNSKALAASNPGVIAKAGSSMDGIDRSVFRELLHSTFDIVTEETLMERIFCAWEKGYEGLPIRLEGWLMGLSTFLKGSQAEKTAFCFRVYDLNSDGFITKDEMFALLRNCLIKQPQDEDPDEGVKDLVEIALRKLDMDKDGKISFQDYQEAIAEEPLLLEAFGQCLPSDRATMSFLSTLQA